In one Zymobacter palmae genomic region, the following are encoded:
- a CDS encoding S24/S26 family peptidase — translation MNVNYIGPVGMDACHPATRGCDFSGFPDSCYLVEVSDMAGVDGPIIEGDLLVVDEQRYPHHDDFIIVNIGRHSRLHRTIRMGDRMLAIPMLGPRNAFPVTQEIFRGVVICQHRRFFYI, via the coding sequence ATGAATGTGAACTACATAGGTCCTGTCGGCATGGATGCGTGTCACCCCGCCACTCGTGGGTGCGATTTCTCCGGATTCCCCGATAGCTGCTACTTGGTAGAGGTCAGTGATATGGCCGGTGTAGATGGGCCGATCATTGAGGGGGATCTGCTGGTGGTCGATGAGCAGCGCTATCCCCATCATGATGACTTCATTATCGTCAATATTGGTCGACACTCACGCCTGCACCGCACCATCAGAATGGGCGACAGGATGCTGGCTATCCCAATGCTGGGTCCCAGGAATGCCTTTCCCGTCACACAGGAGATATTCCGGGGCGTTGTCATCTGTCAGCATCGACGGTTCTTCTACATCTGA